The proteins below come from a single Mytilus edulis chromosome 5, xbMytEdul2.2, whole genome shotgun sequence genomic window:
- the LOC139525328 gene encoding uncharacterized protein: MCLTIQLAYTKPWFHDSSYQTEENASDLEETIDTWITKTDRNDKKINIIQEQIEEIGDVLEGQSEMIGKLQDLISFGQRPFDENLMMNGDEEEEFINQPLAMNFDNEEEHSDEVEENEPEEERSDEVSETGEVEDAENEAREKNFEDLSETGEEVEPTESDEHENVTESDVSDENKETLEEGK; the protein is encoded by the coding sequence ATGTGTTTAACAATTCAGTTGGCTTACACAAAACCATGGTTTCACGATTCTTCGTACCAAACGGAAGAAAATGCATCCGATTTAGAGGAAACGATTGACACTTGGATTACAAAAACGGACAGAAATGACAAGAAAATAAATATCATACAAGAACAGATTGAAGAGATAGGTGACGTGTTAGAGGGTCAGTCTGAAATGATTGGCAAGCTCCAAGACTTAATTTCTTTTGGACAAAGACCTTTTGATGAAAATCTAATGATGAATGGCGATGAAGAAGAGGAATTCATAAATCAACCGTTAGCGATGAATTTCGATAATGAGGAAGAACACTCTGACGAAGTCGAAGAAAATGAACCAGAGGAAGAACGTTCTGATGAAGTCAGTGAAACGGGAGAAGTTGAGGATGCTGAGAATGAGGCAAGAGAGAAAAACTTTGAGGATTTAAGTGAAACAGGTGAAGAGGTAGAACCAACAGAATCAGATGAACATGAAAATGTTACCGAGAGCGATGTTAGCGATGAAAATAAGGAAACATTAGAAGAAGGAAAATAG